AGCTGGTAAAAAGGATTTCATCGGCATTGGCACCGATCAATTCGGCAACCTGTTCCCGGGCTTTCCTGACTTTTGGTCCCACCTGGCCGCCGAAGGTATGCATGCTGGAAGGATTGCCATAATATTCCCGGAAATAAGGAAGCATGGCTGCCATTACTTCGGGAGCTACCTGGGTAGTGGCATTATTGTCAACATAGATTGGCTTCATGAGGAAACCTCCTCAACCACCAGGTCAGGGGAAACAAATTCCCGCAGCTTGGCTTCCACCAGGTTTTTCATTGTGATAGGAGCTGAAGGGCAGGCGGCACAAGCTCCACGGGTGGCTACCTGAACGCGATTGCCAATTATATCTACCAACTCAATATCGCCACCATCCTGCCGCAAAGAGGGGCGGATTTCACGTTCGATGGTTTCCTCGATCAGTTTGATTTTCTGAATATTGGTGAGCGGTTTTTTCTCTTCAGGAGCTGTTTCTCCCTGAACTTTGGCGATCAGTTTCCTGATATCATCATGACAGCGTTCACAGCCGCCGCCGGCCTTGGTATAGTTGGTGACATCCTCAACCGTTTTCAGGTTGTTTTCCCGTACGGCCCGCTCTATTTCCTTATCGGTTACCCCGAAACATTCGCAGATGACTTCTCCTTCCGCTTTTTGTACCTCAGTTCCCCGACAGGAAGCGATGGCTTGTTCCAGGGCTTCCTGTCCCATGACGGAACAGTGCATTTTTTCTTTCGGCAGGCCGCCCAGATAGTTGGCAATCTCCTGGTTGGTAATTTTTTCCGCTTCTTCCAGGGTTTTCCCCTTGATCAGTTCGGTCAGGGCCGAGGCGGAAGCGATGGCGCTGGCGCAGCCGAAGGTTTTAAATTTGGCGTCGGCGATGCGTCCCTGCTCGTCCAGTTTGAATGTCAGGTGCAGGGCGTCGCCACAGGCAATGGAACCCACGTCCCCGACTCCATCCGGGTTTTCTACCTCTCCGATGTTCTTGGGATTGAGAAAATGTTCTTTGACTTTGTCCGTATATTCCCACATGTTAGTTGCTCCATAATAGTTGTTTTGTTCTATTGAAAAAGATTATTTAGGTTTCACCTGAATTGAGCTATCAGCTTTGAGCCGTTAGCTCTTAGATCAATGATTACAGCATGTTTCCTGTTTCAAGCGGTCACCTGTTAGGTTTTGTTGTTCATGAACATAATGCCTTGATTTTTTAACGCTAAACGCTGACAGCTAATCGTTTAACTTATGTTTCATTAAAGGCCCACGTAGACAGATAGCGTTCGCCGCTGTCTGGAAAAATGACCACGATCACTTTTCCCCGGTTTTCAGGTTGTCGGCCGACGGCAAGGGCTGCCGCGGCTGTGGCCCCGGAAGAAATGCCGACCAGAAGCCCTTGGGTTTTCGCCAGCCGCCTGCACATGGCGCCGGCTTCCTCAGAGGAGATGGTGATGATTTCATCAATGATCTCCCGGTTTAACACTCCGGGAATAAATCCGGCGCCAATGCCCTGAATCCGATGGGGGCCGGCTGCTTTGCCGGAAAGAACGGCGGATTCTGCCGGTTCAACCGCGACTGTCTGAACGGCCGCTTTTTTCCCTTTTAAAAATTCTCCGCAGCCGGTGATGGTGCCGCCGGTGCCCACCCCGGCCACCAGCATGTCAACTTTGCCGTCGGTATCGTTCCATATTTCAACCGCGGTTGTCTGCCGATGTATTTCTGGATTGGCAGGATTGCTGAACTGTTGGGGCATGAAACTTTTCGGATTTTGCTCTTGTATTTCCGTTGCCTTGTCAATCGCCCCGTTCATGCCGGCAGCACCGGGGGTTAAGATGACTTCTGCCCCCAGGGCCCGCAACAGGTTCCGCCGTTCTACGCTCATTGTATCCGGCATGGTCAAAATCAGCCGGTAGCCGCGGGCGGCGGCGACAAAGGCCAGGCCGATACCGGTATTGCCGCTGGTGGGTTCAATGATCAAACCGCCCGGCTTCAATTTCCCTGTCTTTTCAGCGGCATTGATCATGGATACGGCAATCCGGTCTTTGACGCTGGATAAGGGGTTGAAATATTCCAGCTTGGCAATGATGTTCGCTCCACTCTCCTTTGACAGTGAAAGGAGCCGCAACAATGGGGTGTTACCTATTAACTCAGTGAGATTATCCGCAATTTTTTTGTTCATGACTTCCCGATTCAAGTATGTTGGAACAGGTATCATCAAGACTTGCCGTTTCCTTATACATATTAATCTATATTATTTTTGTCAAGTATTTTTTTGCAAGTATTTCTTTCAGTTCCAGCTAAAAGAATGCAATAACTTTGCAAGACGCAAGGGAAAAACTAAAAAATCAGCAGGGAAAAACTAGCGCAAGGAGGTTGTCAGAATGTACTGATTGGCATGCAGCTGGTCCAGCAGTTTTTGCGGCAGTCGGTGGCTGGGGAGGCGTAATTCCAGGTTTATAATTAATAGTTCCTGTTATTTAATGACTCAACTTTCTGAGTTATGAAAAAACAGCTTGAAAAAATTTGTTTTAAGGATGTTCCGGCATGGCTCTCGCTCATTCTCGCTGCACATCGTGTGCAGCTTGTGGGGACACCGCTAAAGCAATGTCCCCGTGCCCGCCGCGAATTACCGTCGTGGTAATTCGTTCGGCGGTCAATGACGCTGTGAGCCAAGCCCGAACATCCTGATAATATCTCTTGGCAACAAGTCAGAAAGTTGAGTTAATGAGTAAGATTTTGTAATACCTTATTCAGGTTGCTAAGGATGTAAGGTTTGGCTGCAACTCCCTGAAAGCCATAATCCTGGTAATTGGCCATCACATCATCATGGGAATAGCCGCTGCTGACAATGGCTTTGGCTTGAGGGTCGATTTTCAGTAGTTTGCTGATCGCCTCTTTGCCGCCCATGCCGCCGGGAATGGTTAAATCCATGATGACCAGGTCAAAAGGTTTTTCCTCCCTCATGGCCTGTTGGTATTTGTCCAGCGCTTCCTGTCCATTTACTGCATAGTAGATGCTATATCCCATGGTGAGGAGCATTTCGCCGCAAACTTCCCGTACAACTTCTTCATCATCCATGATCAGGATTTTGCCACTGCCTGTCAGTTCTGTTTCAATGTTGTCCGGCTCCTTTATATTGCTTGCTGCCATTGTCTCTGTAGCGGGAAAGAGAATAGTAAAGGTAGTTCCTTTGCTAAGTTGTGATTCTGCTTTTATCCGGCCATGGTGATTTTTAATAATGGAATAAACCGTTGCCAGCCCAAGTCCGCTGCCTTCGTGCTTGGTGGTGAAGTAGGGGTCAAATATTTTATCCA
This genomic interval from Pseudomonadota bacterium contains the following:
- the cysK gene encoding cysteine synthase A → MNKKIADNLTELIGNTPLLRLLSLSKESGANIIAKLEYFNPLSSVKDRIAVSMINAAEKTGKLKPGGLIIEPTSGNTGIGLAFVAAARGYRLILTMPDTMSVERRNLLRALGAEVILTPGAAGMNGAIDKATEIQEQNPKSFMPQQFSNPANPEIHRQTTAVEIWNDTDGKVDMLVAGVGTGGTITGCGEFLKGKKAAVQTVAVEPAESAVLSGKAAGPHRIQGIGAGFIPGVLNREIIDEIITISSEEAGAMCRRLAKTQGLLVGISSGATAAAALAVGRQPENRGKVIVVIFPDSGERYLSTWAFNET
- the nifU gene encoding Fe-S cluster assembly protein NifU, which gives rise to MWEYTDKVKEHFLNPKNIGEVENPDGVGDVGSIACGDALHLTFKLDEQGRIADAKFKTFGCASAIASASALTELIKGKTLEEAEKITNQEIANYLGGLPKEKMHCSVMGQEALEQAIASCRGTEVQKAEGEVICECFGVTDKEIERAVRENNLKTVEDVTNYTKAGGGCERCHDDIRKLIAKVQGETAPEEKKPLTNIQKIKLIEETIEREIRPSLRQDGGDIELVDIIGNRVQVATRGACAACPSAPITMKNLVEAKLREFVSPDLVVEEVSS